The genome window AACTGATGAAGGTATCGGATGGTTAATCAATGTATTTACAGGAGGTGCGTTTTCGCAAGCTTCTGTATTTGCATTAGGTATCATGCCGTACATATCAGCTTCTATCGTAGTTCAATTAATGGGAATTGCGGTACCATATTTACAAAAATTACAAAAAGACGGTGAAAGTGGTAGAAAGAAAATTAACCAAATTACAAGATGGTTAACAATCTTAATTACTTTAGTTCAAGGTCCTGGTTATATCTATAACTTGTACAGAACTTTACCAGGTGAAGCATTTATGTTAACTGGTCCTACTTTCATTTTCTCTTCTGTGCTTATTTTAGTTACAGGGACAATTTTTGCAATGTGGTTAGGAGAAAAAATTACTGATAAAGGTATTGGTAATGGTATTTCTTTATTGATAATGGTAGGTATTATTGCAAGAATGCCGCAAGCATTTATTCAAGAGTTTTCATCTAGAACTGCTCAGGTAAATGGTAGTGTTATGATGATTGTTATCGAATTAATACTTTGGTTCTTAGTAATAATTGCGTGTATTTTATTAGTAATGGCTGTAAGAAAAATTCCAGTACAGTATGCAAGACGTACAGTTTCTGGGGATTTTGAAGAAGACATGATGGGTGGAAACAGACAGTTTATCCCATTAAAGTTAAATGCATCAGGTGTTATGCCGATCATTTTTGCTCAAGCTATTATGTTTATTCCTGCTGCTGTTTCTGGTTTAGCAAAAGAATCAGATACTGCACTTTCTATTGCAGGAATGTTCAACGATCCATTCGGTTTAGTATATAATATTGTTTTTGCTTTGTTAATCGTAATTTTTACGTACTTTTACACCGCAATTACAGTGCCTACTAATAAAATGGCAGATGATTTAAAAAGAAGTGGAGGTTTCATACCAGGTGTTAAGCCAGGTGTTGAAACTGGAGATTACCTAGATAAAATTATGTCTTTAATTACTTTTCCAGGTTCATTATTTCTTGCTTTAATAGCTGTGTTCCCAGCTATTGCTGTAAGTTTACTTGGAGTTCAAGGTGCTTGGGGTTATTTTTATGGAGGTACTTCTTTATTAATCATGGTTGGAGTTGCAATAGATACTATTCAGCAAATAAATTCTTATTTATTGAATAAACACTATGATGGTTTGATGAAGAGTGGTAAAAATAGAAAAGCAGTAGCTTAATTTTTATGGCAAAACAATCAGCAATAGAACAAGACGGAACAATTGTAGAAGCATTATCAAATGCTATGTTTCGTGTAGAGTTAGAAAACGGACATGTTGTAATTGCTCATATTTCTGGAAAAATGCGTATGCATTACATTAAGTTGTTACCAGGAGACAAGGTAAAACTTGAAATGAGCCCTTACGATTTGTCTAAAGCAAGAATTACTTATAGATACTAAAGCTATTAAAATGAAAGTAAGAGCATCAGTTAAAAAGAGAAGTGCCGAGTGCATTATTGTACGTAGAAAAGGAAGATTATACGTTATTAACAAAAAGAATCCTAGATTTAAACAAAGACAAGGATAATTATGGCAAGAATTGCAGGGGTAGATATACCTAAACAAAAAAGAGGAATCATTGCTTTAACATACATATTCGGTATTGGTAAAAGCAGAGCTAAAGATATTTTAGCTAAAGCTCAAGTGAGCGAAGACAAGAAAGTTCAAGATTGGAATGATGACGAGATCGGAGCTATCCGTGAGGCGGTATCATACTACAAAATTGAAGGAGAATTGCGTTCTGAAGTTCAATTAAACATCAAACGTTTAATGGATATCGGATGTCAAAGAGGTATTCGTCATAGAGCTGGACTTCCATTAAGAGGTCAAAGAACTAAAAACAACTCTAGAACTAGAAAAGGTAAGAGAAAAACTGTTGCTAACAAGAAAAAAGCAACTAAATAATAAGTAATAATATGGCTAAAGCAACTGCAAAAAAACGTAAAGTTATCGTTGAATCTTCGGGAGAAGCACATATTAATGCTACTTTTAACAACATCATCATTTCTTTGACAAACAAGAAAGGTGAAGTAATTTCTTGGTCTTCAGCTGGTAAAATGGGCTTTAGAGGTTCTAAAAAGAATACTCCTTATGCAGCTCAAATGGCAGCAGAAGATTGTAGTAAAGTAGCTCTTGAAGCTGGACTTAAAAAAGTTAAAGTTTATGTGAAAGGTCCTGGAAATGGTAGAGAATCTGCTATCAGATCAATCCATAACTCAGGAGTTGAAGTTACAGAAATCATTGATGTAACTCCAATGCCACATAACGGATGTCGTCCTCCGAAAAGAAGAAGAGTATAATTTAAGTATAATACGGGTAGGTTTAAAATTATCGAAGGATATAGACCTGAATTCATAATTCCTACCTTTTTTAAAATTTTTAAAATGGCAAGATATACTGGTCCAAAAACTAAAATTGCTCGTAAATTTGGCGAAGCAATCTTCGGAGATGATAAAGCCTTCGAAAAAAGAAATTACCCTCCAGGGCAACATGGTTTAGCTAAAAAGAGAGGTAAAAAATCTGAATATGCTGTTCAGTTAATGGAAAAGCAAAAAGCTAAATATACTTACGGTATTTTAGAAAAACAATTCAGAAATTTATTTAAAAAAGCATCTGCTGCTTCTGGAGTAACAGGTGAAATTTTATTACAATTATGTGAAGCACGTTTAGATAACGTTGTTTACAGAATGGGTGTTGCTCCTTCTCGTAGAGCTGCTCGTCAAATTGTATCTCACAGACACATCACTGTTAATGGTGAAGTTGTTAATGTACCTTCTTACCACTTAAAAGCTGGTGATAAAGTTGCTGTACGTGAAAAATCAAAATCTCTTGAAGCTATTGACCGTTCTTTAGCTGCATCTTCTCAAGTTTATGAGTGGATTACTTGGAATAATGATACTAAAGAAGGTACTTTCGTTTCTGTACCTCAAAGACTTCAAATTCCAGAAAATATTAAAGAACAACTAATCGTTGAGTTGTATAACAAATAATAATTGACATTAGTCGAAATATGGCAATATTTAATTTTCAAAAGCCCGATAAAGTTATCATGATCGATTCTACGGATTTCGAAGGTAAATTTGAATTTAGACCTTTGGAACCTGGTTACGGATTGACTGTTGGTAATGCACTTAGAAGAGTTTTGCTTTCTTCACTTGAAGGATACGCAATTACATCAGTAAGAATTGAAGGTGTAGAACATGAGTTCTCTACAATCGCTGGTGTTGTTGAAGACGTTACAGAAATTATCTTAAATCTTAAACAAGTACGTTTTAAACGTCAAATTGAAGATATCGATAATGAGTCTGTTTCTATCTCTCTTTCAGGTAAAGATAAGATTACTGCAGGTGATTTTCAAAAATTCATCTCTGGTTTTCAAGTTTTAAATCCAGATTTAGTAATCTGTAATTTAGACAGTAAAACATCTATCAACATGGAACTTTCTATCGAAAAAGGTAGAGGTTATGTTCCTGCTGAAGAGAACAAAAAATCAAATGCTCCAATAGGAACAATTTTTACGGATTCTATTTACACTCCAGTAAAGAATGTAAAATATGCTATTGAGAATTTCCGTGTGGAACAAAAAACTGACTACGAAAAATTAGTTTTTGAAATCATTACAGATGGTTCTATCCATCCAAAAGATGCATTAACTGAAGCAGCTAAGACGTTAATCCACCACTTTATGTTGTTCTCTGACGAAAGAATTACTCTTGAGGCAGATGAAATTGCACAAACAGAGTCTTACGATGAAGAGTCTCTTCATATGAGACAGTTATTGAAAACTAAATTAGTTGATATGGACTTATCTGTTAGAGCATTAAATTGTTTAAAAGCGGCTGAAGTTGATACATTAGGTGATTTAGTATCTTTCAACAAAAACGACTTAATGAAGTTCCGTAATTTTGGTAAAAAATCATTAACTGAATTAGATGAGTTAGTGGCTAATAAAAACCTGACTTTTGGAATGGATTTAACTAAATATAAGTTAGATAAAGAATAATTGCTTCATATTTTGCGCTCCTAAAATGGATTGATGCAAGATGAAGATAAATAATAGACGTCATGAGACACGGAAAAAAGAATAATCATTTAAGTAGACAAACAGGACATAGAAAAGCTATGTTAGCTAATATGGCTTGTTCGTTAATTGAACATAAACGTATCAATACTACTGTTGCTAAAGCTAAAGCTTTAAAACAATTTGTTGAACCATTAGTAACAAAATCTAAAGAAGATACTACTCACAACCGTCGTATTTGTTTTTCTTATTTAAGAAACAAATATGCAGTTACTGAGCTTTTCAGAGAAGTTGCTGCTAAAGTTGGTGACCGTCCAGGAGGATACACTCGTATCATTAAGTTAGGTAACCGTTTAGGAGATAACGCTGATATGGCAATGATCGAGTTAGTAGATTTCAACACATTGTACAATGGTGGTAAAAAAGAAGTTAAGAAAACTACTCGTCGTGGTAGAGCTAAAAAAGCTGAAGGTACTGCTCCTGAAGCTCCAGCTGCTGAAACTTCTGAAAATACTGAAGCTACAGAATAATCATGAAACCATTCATGTAAAAATAATTAAGGATAAACTTTTTAAAGTTTATCCTTTTTTTTGTTTTATAGAATTAAAGATTTTCTAAAAACAACTTTTATAACTAAATTTGCACCCACAACAACAACGCAATGAAATACAACAATCGTTCTAAGGCCGTTTTACTTCTTAAAGACGGTACAATTTTTCACGGAAAATCAATCGGAATTGAAGGTGTGACTTTTGGAGAAGTCGCTTTTAATACTGGAACTACAGGTTATCAAGAAATTTTTACAGATCCATCTTACTTTGGGCAAATTATGGTTACTACCAATGCTCATATAGGTAATTATGGAGTTAATGAGAAAGAAGTTGAGTCAGATTCAGTAAAGATATCTGGTTTGGTATGTAAAAACTTTAGCTTTAATTATTCTCGTGAAGATGCTTCTGAAAGCTTATTTGATTATCTAAGCAAACAAAATCTTATTGTGATTTCTGATGTAGATACAAGAGCTTTGGTAAGCTATATTAGAGATAATGGTGCAATGAATGCTGTTATTTGTACAGATGGAACTCCAATCGAAGAATTAAAAGCTAAATTAGCTCAGGTTCCAGATATGAATGGTTTGGAATTAGCTTCTAAAGTTTCAACAAAAGAACCTTATTTCTTTGGTGAAGAAACTGCTAAATATAAAATTTCAGCATTGGATTTAGGGATTAAAACCAATATCCTTCGCAACCTTGCAAAAAGAGATTGTTATATTAAAGTATTCCCATACAATGCATCGTTTGAAGATCTTAAATCATTCAATCCAGATGGATATTTCTTGTCAAACGGACCTGGTGATCCAGAGCCATTAGAAACTGCACAAGAAGTTGCAAGACAAATTTTAAATGAAAACAAACCTTTATTCGGAATTTGTTTAGGTCACCAAATTATTGGTTTGGCTAATGGAATTTCGACTTATAAAATGTTTAATGGTCATAGAGGAATTAATCACCCTGTAAAAAATATTATTACAGGTAAAGGTGAAATTACTTCTCAAAATCATGGTTTTGCTATTGTAAGAGAAGAATTGGATAAACATCCTGATTTTGAATTAACACATGAACATTTAAATGATGGTACTGTTGCAGGTATGAGAATGAAATCAAAAAACTGTTTTTCAGTACAATATCATCCAGAAGCAAGTCCTGGACCTCACGATTCAAGTTATTTATTTGATCAATTTATCGAAAATATAAAATCTTCAATCAACTAAAACGTTATCGTTTATAAGTTTTTTGAATTTCATAAAAAAGTTTAATCTTAAGTTATAAATTTGTTATTATTCGTAAAATACTAACTAAAAAAATATAAAATGAGTATTATTATAAAAGTTCACGCAAGACAAATTTTAGACTCTCGTGGAAACCCAACAGTTGAAGTTGATGTAATTACAGATAATGGTATTTTAGGACGTGCTGCTGTTCCAAGTGGTGCTTCTACAGGAGAGCATGAAGCAGTTGAATTACGTGATGGTGGAAAATCATACATGGGTAAAGGAGTTTTAAAAGCTGTTGAAAATGTGAATGCTAAAATTGCTGAAGCTGTTGTAGGATTGTCTGTTTTTGAGCAAAATTTGATCGACAAAACAATGATTGAATTAGACGGAACTGCAAATAAATCGAACTTAGGAGCAAATGCTATTTTAGGTGTTTCTTTAGCAGTTGCAAAAGCTGCAGCAAACGAATTAGGTATGCCATTATATCGTTACGTTGGTGGTGTTTCTGCTAATACGTTACCAGTTCCAATGATGAATATCATCAACGGTGGTTCACATTCAGATGCTCCAATTGCTTTCCAAGAGTTTATGATTATGCCAGTTAAAGCAAAAGATTTTACTCATGCTATGCAAATGGGAACTGAAATTTTCCATAATCTTAAAAAAGTATTACACGATAGAAATTTATCAACTGCAGTAGGAGATGAAGGTGGTTTTGCACCGAATTTAGCTGGAGGAACTGAAGATGCATTAGATTCTATCAAATTGGCTGTTACAAATGCAGGTTATACTTTTGGTGATGATGTTATGGTTGCTTTAGATTGTGCTGCTTCTGAGTTTTATGTAAATGGAAAATACGATTACACTAAATTTGAAGGAGAAACTGGAAAAGTAAGATCTTCTGAAGAACAAGCTTCTTATTTAGCTGAATTAACTGAAAAATATCCAATTATTTCTATCGAAGACGGAATGTACGAAGATGATTGGGAAGGTTGGAAATTATTAACTGAAAAAATTGGAGATAAAGTACAATTAGTTGGAGACGATTTATTTGTAACTAATGTTGAAAGATTATCTCGCGGAATTAGCCAATCAATTGCAAATTCTATTTTGATTAAAGTAAACCAAATCGGTACTTTAACTGAAACTATTGCAGCTGTAAACATGGCGCATAATGCAGGTTATACTTCAGTTATGTCACACCGTTCAGGAGAAACAGAAGACAATACAATTGCTGATTTAGCGGTTGCTTTAAACTGTGGACAAATTAAAACAGGTTCGGCTTCTCGTTCAGATCGTATGGCAAAATACAATCAATTATTAAGAATCGAAGAAGAATTGGCAGACGTTGCTTATTTTCCTGGAGCTAATGCTTTTAAAGTAAAAAGATAATTCTTTTATATAAAATTTAAAACCTGTTGTAAATTATTGCAACAGGTTTTTTTTATGTATATTATTTAACCATAAATTATATAAAATTTCTTTATTGTTTGATTAATATTTGTTAAATTCGCAATTCACATTAATTTTATCATAAAATATCATATAAATAATATGTCAAAAACTGCAATATTAGAGCTTGATGGCAAAAAGTATGAGTTTCCTGTTATAGTAGGGACTGAGAATGAGGTTGCTATCGATATAGACAAGTTGCGTAGTGCTTCTGGTGCTATTACTATCGATCCTGGATATAAAAATTCAGGTTCTTGTACAAGTGAAATTACTTTTTTAGATGGTGAAGAAGGAATTTTACGTTATAGAGGTTATTCAATTGAAGATTTAGCGGATAAGGCTGACTTTTTAGAAGTATCTTACCTGTTAATTTTTGGAGAATTGCCAACAGCAGCGCAATTAGAAAAGTTTGAAAACGATATTAGAAAATATACTTTAGTTAGTGAAGAAATGAAAAGCATCATTGATGGTTTTCCAAGAACAGCTCACCCAATGGGAGTTTTAGCTTCATTAACTAGTGCGTTAACTGCATTTAATCCAAAATCAGTTAATCCACACAATGAAAAAGAAATGTATGATGCAGTTTGTAAAACAATGGGTAAATTCCTTGTAATTGCAACTTGGACATATAGAAAAACAATGGGATTCCCATTAAATCATTACGATAACAGTAAAGGATATGTAGAAAACTTCATGCGTTTGATGTTTGAATTACCTACAGGTCCGTACAAAGTAGACAAAAGAGTTGTTGATGCATTAGATAAATTATTTATTTTACATGCTGATCACGAACAAAACTGTTCTACTTCAACTGTAAGAATCGTTGGTTCTTCACATGCTGGATTATTTGCTTCTATTTCTGCTGGGGTTTCTGCATTATGGGGACCACTTCATGGAGGTGCTAATCAAGCAGTATTAGAAATGTTACAAGAAATCCATGACAATGGTGGTGATGTAGCTAAATTCGTTTTAAAAGCAAAAGACAAAGATGATCCTTTCCGTTTAATGGGATTCGGTCACCGTGTTTATAAAAACTTTGATCCAAGAGCAACTATCATTAAAAAAGCTGCTGATGATGTATTAAGTACTTTAGGAGTAGACGATCCATTATTAGATATTGCAAAACAATTAGAAAAAGTAGCTTTAGAGGATGAATATTTCAAATCAAGAAACTTATATCCAAACGTAGATTTCTATTCTGGAATTATTTACCGTGCTATGGGTATTCCAGTTGAAATGTTTACCGTTTTATTTGCAATTGGTCGTTTACCAGGTTGGATTGCTCAATGGAAAGAAATGAGAGTTAACAAAGAGCCAATTGGTCGTCCAAGACAAGTTTATACAGGTTATACTTTACGTCCTTTTAAAGAAGTAAAAGATAGATAATAATAAAAAATCCCGCTAAAAGCGGGATTTTTGTTTTGTAAATAATTTATTTTGCTGGTTTTTCTTCTTCTTTATTACCAGTTAAATCTTCAACTTTATCTTCAACTGTCTCAGCAACATTTTGTAGCGATTCTTTTAAATCATGTGCTTTTTCTTCTACCCAACCAGCAGCCTCTGCCGTTTTCTCTTTAGCGACATCTATAATTTCTGAAACTTTTTCATTTACCTTTAATTCTTCAAGTTTGTGTGCCGCTTTTTCCGCTACATTTTCCGCTACTTCGGTTAAGTTTTCTTTTGCTACTTCAGCTTTTTCTTTAGCTTTTCCAAAAAGTGAATTGAAAAAATTTGATAATCCCATGATAATTTGTTTTTATAGTTTATTCAAATTTAATTAATATTAATTGATAATGTAATATTTTTTAGCACAATTAATAATGTTTTACTAATTAATATTCTCATTTCCTTTTTCTATATTTGCCAAAAGCCAAAAAGCGATGTTACAATTAAATGTAAAAAACGAAACTTCCCGATTGAGGGCCGTGGTGTTAGGAACCGCAGTAAGTAATGGTCCAACACCAACAATTGATGAAGCCTATGATCCTAAATCATTAGAGCATATTAAAGCCGGAACCTATCCTGTTGAAGCAGATATGGTAAGCGAAATGGAAGCTTTTAATAAAGTATTTGAAAAATACGATGTTAAAGTTTTTAGACCTCAAATTATTGAAAATTACAATCAAATTTTCGCGAGAGATATTGGTTTTGTTATAGATGATATTTTTATTAAAGCCAATATATTACCAGATAGAGAACGCGAATTAGATGCAATTCAATACGTAATTGATCAAATTGATCCTAAAAAAGTTGTTCGACCACCAGAAGAAGTTCATATTGAAGGTGGAGATGTAATGCCATGGAACGATTATATTTTTATTGGAACATATAAAGGTTCGGACTATAAAGACTATATTACAGCAAGAACCAATTGGCAAGGTGTAAATTATATTAAAGAATTATTTCCAAATAAAATTGTTAAAGATTTCGATTTAGTAAAATCTAAAATTGAGCCAAGAGATAATGCATTGCATTTAGATTGTTGTTTTCAGCCTGTTGGAACAAATAAAGGAATCATCTATAAAAGTGGTTTCCGTGAAGAAGCTGATTATATGTTCTTAGTGAATTTATTTGGGAAAGAAAATTTATTCCATATCGAAAGAGAAGAGATGTATCACATGAATTCAAATGTGTTTTCTATTGCTCCAGATGTGGTAGTTTCTGAAAAGAATTTCACGCGTTTAAACAATTGGTTAAGAGAACAAGGATTTACTGTAGAAGAAATTCCTTATGCTGAAATTTCTAAACAAGAAGGGTTGTTAAGATGTTCAACTTTACCACTAATAAGAGATTAGTGAATAGGTAGGTTACAAGATTATAAACTACAAACATTAAAATTTTTTAAAAATGAACCAAACAACAAATTCTATATTAATGATTCGTCCGGTTGCATTCCGTATGAACGAACAAACGGCTGTAAATAATTATTACCAAAAAGTTTTGGATAATTTAACTCCACAATCTGTTAATGCAAAGGCACAAGAAGAGTTTGATACTTTTGTGCAAAAACTTAGAATGATAGGATTGAATGTTGTGGTAGTTGAAGATACTGTAAGTCCAGATACGCCAGATAGTATTTTTCCTAACAACTGGATTTCTTTTCATGAAAATGGTGATGTAGTTTTATATCCAATGTTTGCTGAAAACAGAAGATTAGAAAGAAGAGAAGATGTTTTAGATACATTAGAAGACGAAGGTTTTGTTATCAATGAAATCATGGATTATACTTCTGCTGAAGAAGACGAAGTGTTTTTAGAAGGAACTGGAAGTATCGTTTTAGATAGAGCAAATGGAAAGGCATATTGCGCTTTATCTCCAAGAGCTGATGAAGAATTATTTATTGAGTTTTGCGAAGATTTTGAGTTTACTCCTGTAATTTTCGAAGCATTTCAAACTGTAAATGGAGAACGCAAACATATTTATCATACCAATGTTATTATGTGTGTTGGAGAAACTTTTGCGGTTATTTGCGCAGATTGTATTGATGACAAGAAAGAACGCAAAATGGTTTTGGATAGCTTAAAAGGTGATGAAAAAGAAGTAATTCTTATTACGGAAGACCAAGTAAACAACTTTGCTGGAAATATGTTGGAAGTAAAAGGTAATGATGATAAGCGATATTTGGTTATGAGTGCATCTGCACATCAGAGTTTGACTAAAAAGCAAATCGCTCAGTTAGAAGAACACGTTACAATTGTGAGTTCAAGTTTAGATACTATCGAAGCTTGTGGAGGTGGAAGTGCTCGTTGTATGATGGCTGAAATTTTCTTACCAAAAGAATAATTTTGAATATATCTTAAATTAAAAAATCCCAAATTCCAATTTGATTCGGAGTTTGGGATTTTTTATTGTTTAAATTTTTTAAATGCCTCTTACAATCGTTAAAATAGCGCTAATTATGTACTGAATTCCAATGGCAATTGTTAGGAAACCAATAATTCTTGAAATAGCTACAATTCCCGAAGAACCTAATATTTTAGCTAAATAATGTGCGCTTCTTAAAATTACATAAATTGCAATAGCAACAGCTACAATCGATAAGCTAGAACAAATGATTTCGTAAGTTGAAATATAACCTTCCGAACCTTTTAATTCTTGATAATAAGCAATTAAAAGCGAAATTGAACCTGGTCCTGCAAGCATTGGCATTGCTAAAGGAGTTAAGGCAATATGATTTCTGTTTGAAACTTCTTTTTGAACTTTTTTGTTAATTCCTTTGTTTTTACTGAACTGACCATTCAATAAAGAAAATCCAGAGTTTGTAATGATAATTCCTCCGGCAATTCGTAAAGCAGTAATTGTTATACCAAAAAATGATAGGATGTACTGTCCAATGAAGAAAGAGATTAATAAAATCACACAAACATTAATTGAAGCGGTTAATGAGACTTTGCTTCTTTCTTGCATGGTGTAATCTTGAGTAAGACCAACAAAAATGGGTATGGTTCCGATGGGATTTAAAACTGAGAATAAGGCGACGAGTAAATAAATAAATATGTCCATTTTTTTTGATGTAAAATTATCTCTTAAGCCAAATATAAAATTTAATTTAGAATTAAATAAATGTAAATTAGAAAAGATTTAGTAAATTTAGATTAAAATAGAATAAGATGAAAACACTAGTTATAGGAGCTTCCACAAATAAAGAAAGATATTCATATAAGGCAATTCATAATTTGGTAGATAAGAGTCATCAAGTGGTTGCTATAGGTGCGAAAAAAGGAATGGCTTTTGATATTCCGATTGAAACCGAAAAATTAGATTTTCATGCTGTAGATACTGTTACTTTATATTTAAATCCAAAGGCACAACAAGAATATTATGACTATATTCTTTCTCTAAAACCAAGACGTGTAATCTTTAATCCTGGAACTGAAAATCCGGAATTCTATAAAATATTGGATGAAAATAATATTCAATATGAAGCAGCTTGTACTTTAGTTTTATTAGCTACAAATCAGTATTAAAACTTCGTTTGACTTGTGGCAGGTTTACTTAT of Flavobacterium channae contains these proteins:
- a CDS encoding dimethylarginine dimethylaminohydrolase family protein, with product MLQLNVKNETSRLRAVVLGTAVSNGPTPTIDEAYDPKSLEHIKAGTYPVEADMVSEMEAFNKVFEKYDVKVFRPQIIENYNQIFARDIGFVIDDIFIKANILPDRERELDAIQYVIDQIDPKKVVRPPEEVHIEGGDVMPWNDYIFIGTYKGSDYKDYITARTNWQGVNYIKELFPNKIVKDFDLVKSKIEPRDNALHLDCCFQPVGTNKGIIYKSGFREEADYMFLVNLFGKENLFHIEREEMYHMNSNVFSIAPDVVVSEKNFTRLNNWLREQGFTVEEIPYAEISKQEGLLRCSTLPLIRD
- the ctlX gene encoding citrulline utilization hydrolase CtlX — its product is MNQTTNSILMIRPVAFRMNEQTAVNNYYQKVLDNLTPQSVNAKAQEEFDTFVQKLRMIGLNVVVVEDTVSPDTPDSIFPNNWISFHENGDVVLYPMFAENRRLERREDVLDTLEDEGFVINEIMDYTSAEEDEVFLEGTGSIVLDRANGKAYCALSPRADEELFIEFCEDFEFTPVIFEAFQTVNGERKHIYHTNVIMCVGETFAVICADCIDDKKERKMVLDSLKGDEKEVILITEDQVNNFAGNMLEVKGNDDKRYLVMSASAHQSLTKKQIAQLEEHVTIVSSSLDTIEACGGGSARCMMAEIFLPKE
- a CDS encoding MarC family NAAT transporter: MDIFIYLLVALFSVLNPIGTIPIFVGLTQDYTMQERSKVSLTASINVCVILLISFFIGQYILSFFGITITALRIAGGIIITNSGFSLLNGQFSKNKGINKKVQKEVSNRNHIALTPLAMPMLAGPGSISLLIAYYQELKGSEGYISTYEIICSSLSIVAVAIAIYVILRSAHYLAKILGSSGIVAISRIIGFLTIAIGIQYIISAILTIVRGI
- a CDS encoding CoA-binding protein, which gives rise to MKTLVIGASTNKERYSYKAIHNLVDKSHQVVAIGAKKGMAFDIPIETEKLDFHAVDTVTLYLNPKAQQEYYDYILSLKPRRVIFNPGTENPEFYKILDENNIQYEAACTLVLLATNQY